In Pyrodictium occultum, the genomic window ATGGCCCAGCCTGCACCCCTATCCGGCCTCTGCTGCCGGCGGGAAGAGCTATGGTCTAGGGCAGCCTATCTAGGAGGAGACGGAGGTCCTGGAAGTTCCCCACTTTCTTCCGGAGGGGGCGGAGCCAGCGTGCTAGGTTGTAGCAACCCTCCCCCCTCTCTATGACCCCCTTGTCGCGCAGGCTCATGGCTACTAGTATGGGCTTGGGGACTCCATGTATCTGGCTGAGATCCCGCTCAAATATTATCTCTCCGACTGATATATTGTCCCAAACATAGCTAAACACCTTCAGCTCGTCAGAGCTAA contains:
- a CDS encoding PolB1-binding protein PBP2 family protein, whose translation is MQSLTRLTEEERRTLYKLRDLIIRFSSDELKVFSYVWDNISVGEIIFERDLSQIHGVPKPILVAMSLRDKGVIERGEGCYNLARWLRPLRKKVGNFQDLRLLLDRLP